Proteins encoded in a region of the Methylocystis echinoides genome:
- a CDS encoding Y-family DNA polymerase has translation MTRVVSLFLPSWSTDRLRRKGGDAAPPLEAPLILIGREGSRRVVVSADAAAQAAGLRPGMPVAKAQVLVRDLLIQDADPVADFEALERLALWVLQRFAPIVAVDGDDGIVIDTTGADHLHGGEEAMLDALIGRLAMSGISARAAVADSWGAAHAFARYVAQPAFVAAPGHCPATISPLPLEALRLPAAMTHDLRVLGFEWIGDLLLQPRAPLTLRFGPELGRRLDQAIGAAAEPIDPVRPADLIEVRRSFAEPIGAAETIARYIGKLVVALCERLEEIDLGARRLDLHLRRVDNQRQAIRVGMAVPVRDAKRLTRLLCDRIETIDPGFGIELLTLVASIAEPLVRKQTVSALIEEAIPDVSDLIDTLANRVGERAVYRAAPLSSDVPERAVARIPAMAPDTGATWPGHWPRPARLLPRPEPIETVALLPDHPPVTFTWRGIRRRVRRADGPERVFGEWWKRDAELVAVRDYFRLEDEAGERYWVYRAGDGEDAATGSHRWFMHGVFG, from the coding sequence ATGACACGGGTTGTCTCGCTCTTCCTGCCGAGCTGGTCGACCGACCGGCTGCGGCGGAAGGGCGGCGACGCGGCGCCTCCGCTTGAGGCCCCGCTCATCCTGATCGGCCGGGAAGGAAGCCGGCGCGTGGTGGTGTCGGCGGATGCCGCCGCGCAGGCGGCTGGCCTTCGGCCTGGCATGCCGGTCGCGAAGGCGCAGGTCCTCGTACGGGACCTGCTCATCCAGGATGCCGATCCGGTCGCAGATTTCGAGGCGCTCGAGCGCCTCGCCTTATGGGTGCTGCAACGTTTTGCCCCCATCGTCGCGGTGGATGGCGACGACGGCATCGTGATCGACACCACGGGCGCCGACCATCTCCATGGCGGTGAGGAGGCGATGCTCGATGCGCTGATCGGGCGCCTTGCCATGTCCGGCATCTCCGCGCGCGCCGCCGTCGCCGACAGCTGGGGCGCTGCGCACGCCTTCGCCCGCTATGTCGCACAGCCGGCTTTCGTCGCAGCGCCCGGACATTGTCCGGCGACTATCTCTCCCTTGCCGTTGGAAGCGCTACGTTTGCCGGCCGCCATGACCCACGATCTGCGTGTGCTCGGCTTCGAGTGGATCGGGGACCTCCTATTGCAGCCGCGTGCGCCGCTGACGCTTCGTTTCGGTCCCGAGCTCGGGCGGCGGCTCGATCAGGCGATCGGCGCGGCGGCGGAGCCGATCGATCCGGTTCGGCCGGCCGATCTCATCGAGGTCCGGCGCAGTTTTGCCGAACCGATCGGCGCCGCCGAGACCATCGCGCGTTACATCGGCAAGCTCGTCGTCGCGCTGTGCGAACGCCTTGAGGAAATCGACCTCGGTGCGCGACGGCTCGATCTTCATCTGCGGCGCGTCGACAACCAGCGCCAGGCAATCCGCGTCGGCATGGCTGTGCCCGTTCGCGACGCGAAGCGCCTCACCCGCCTCTTGTGCGACAGGATCGAGACGATCGATCCCGGCTTCGGCATTGAACTCCTGACCCTCGTCGCAAGCATCGCCGAACCATTGGTCCGCAAGCAGACCGTCAGCGCGCTCATCGAAGAGGCCATCCCCGATGTGTCCGACCTGATCGACACGCTGGCCAACCGCGTCGGTGAACGCGCCGTCTACCGCGCGGCGCCGCTATCGAGCGACGTGCCCGAGCGGGCCGTCGCTCGAATTCCTGCGATGGCGCCTGATACCGGCGCCACCTGGCCGGGCCATTGGCCGCGACCGGCCCGCCTTCTGCCGCGCCCCGAGCCGATTGAGACCGTCGCGCTCTTGCCCGACCATCCGCCGGTCACTTTTACCTGGCGCGGTATCCGCCGCCGTGTGCGACGGGCCGACGGGCCCGAGCGCGTGTTCGGCGAATGGTGGAAGCGTGATGCCGAACTCGTCGCGGTGCGCGACTATTTCCGGCTCGAGGACGAGGCCGGCGAGCGATATTGGGTGTATCGCGCCGGCGACGGCGAAGACGCTGCGACCGGATCGCATCGCTGGTTCATGCACGGGGTGTTCGGATGA
- a CDS encoding error-prone DNA polymerase, translating into MSTHRYVELQTTSHFSFLRGASSADELFAQAAVQGIEALAIVDRNSLAGIVRAHEASKTTGVRLIVGCRLDLSDGMSLLVYPTDRSAYSRLCRLLSLGKRRAGKGKCSLGWADVVAYGEGLIAVLVPDTAEDDCRLHLRQLHDAFADRAYMALTLRRRPNDQLRLHALSNAAAAAKVRTVVTNDVLFHAPDRRILQDVVTCIRHNVTIDALGDRRERHADRFLKPPEEMHRLFTRYSDALARTLEIADRCRFSLDELAYQYPEERDDPSLSPQETLEKLTWEGAATRYPEGLPDEVRAVLQHELRLINKLDYAPYFLTVNSIVRFARSRDILCQGRGSAANSAVCYVLGITSIDPGRNDLLFERFVSEERREPPDIDVDFEHERREIVMQWVFETYGRDHAALCSTVIRYRTKGALRDVGKALGLPEDLISSLSGQVWGWSEEGVENRHVEELNLNLADRRLRLTLDLARQLMGAPRHLSQHPGGFVLTHDRLDDLVPIEPASMKDRQVIEWDKDDIDALRFMKVDVLALGMLTCMKKGLDLLAQHKGVELDLATIPAEDPRTYAMIRKADTLGTFQIESRAQMSMLPRLKPRTYYDLVVQVAIVRPGPIQGDMVHPYLRRREGREPVHYPKPELEQVLGKTLGVPLFQEQAMRVAITCAGFTPGEADMLRKSMATFKFTGGVSSFKTKLIDGMVANGYERDFAAQTFRQLEGFGSYGFPESHAASFALIAYASAWLKCWHPDVFCAALLNSQPMGFYAPAQIVRDAIEHSIEVRPVCVTASRWDCTLEPTRDESRFAVRLGLRMVRGLANGHAARILAARADQPFASVDDLWRRSDVPQAALVLLAEADAFRPALGLARREALWAIKALRDEPLPLFVAAAARDHGPSAELNEPAVALRSMKTGGEVVEDYRHVGLSLRSHPVSFLRSDLHRRRIVSCAEAMESRDGRRLEAAGIVLVRQRPGSAKGVMFITLEDETGIANLVVWPKVFETNRRAIMAASMIAVHGRIQREGEVVHLVAQRIVDLSGELASVGEREASFPLLYGRGDQVRKGGSAPDPREQPPRAVRTRDIYVPDLHIDTIKVKTRNFH; encoded by the coding sequence ATGAGCACCCATCGCTATGTCGAGTTGCAAACGACATCGCACTTCAGCTTCCTGCGCGGAGCCTCCTCGGCCGACGAGCTCTTCGCCCAGGCGGCGGTGCAGGGCATCGAGGCGCTCGCGATCGTTGACCGCAACAGCCTCGCCGGCATCGTGCGCGCGCACGAAGCTTCGAAGACAACTGGCGTGCGCCTGATCGTCGGCTGCCGCCTGGATCTCTCCGACGGCATGTCGCTTTTGGTCTATCCGACCGACCGATCCGCTTATTCGCGCCTATGCCGCTTGCTCTCGCTCGGCAAGCGACGCGCCGGCAAGGGCAAGTGCAGCCTCGGATGGGCCGATGTCGTTGCTTACGGCGAGGGCCTCATCGCGGTGCTCGTGCCGGACACGGCCGAGGATGATTGCCGATTGCACCTGCGCCAGCTGCACGACGCATTCGCCGATCGCGCCTATATGGCGCTCACGCTCCGGCGCCGGCCGAACGATCAACTGCGGCTTCACGCACTCTCGAACGCCGCTGCGGCCGCGAAGGTCCGAACCGTCGTGACCAATGACGTCCTCTTCCACGCGCCCGATCGCCGGATCCTGCAGGACGTCGTCACATGCATCCGGCACAACGTCACGATCGACGCGCTCGGCGATCGGCGCGAGCGTCATGCCGATCGCTTTCTCAAGCCGCCCGAAGAGATGCATCGCCTCTTCACGCGTTACTCCGACGCTTTGGCGCGCACGCTTGAAATCGCCGATCGCTGCCGTTTTTCGCTCGACGAACTCGCCTATCAATATCCGGAGGAGCGCGACGATCCTTCGCTCTCGCCGCAGGAGACGCTTGAAAAGCTCACCTGGGAGGGCGCGGCGACGCGCTATCCCGAAGGGCTGCCCGACGAGGTGCGCGCTGTCCTCCAGCACGAGCTGCGCCTCATCAACAAACTCGACTACGCGCCGTATTTCCTGACGGTCAACAGCATCGTCAGGTTCGCGCGCTCACGCGACATCCTGTGCCAGGGACGCGGCTCGGCCGCGAATTCCGCCGTCTGCTACGTTCTCGGCATCACCTCGATCGATCCCGGACGCAACGACCTGTTGTTCGAGCGCTTCGTCAGCGAAGAGCGCCGCGAGCCGCCCGACATCGACGTCGATTTTGAGCACGAAAGGCGAGAGATCGTCATGCAGTGGGTGTTCGAGACCTACGGCCGCGATCATGCCGCTCTGTGCTCGACCGTGATCCGTTATCGCACGAAAGGCGCATTGCGCGATGTCGGCAAGGCGCTCGGCCTGCCCGAAGATCTGATTTCGTCGCTCTCCGGCCAGGTCTGGGGCTGGTCCGAGGAAGGCGTTGAAAATCGCCATGTCGAGGAGCTCAATCTCAATCTGGCCGATCGACGGCTGCGATTGACGCTCGATCTCGCGCGCCAGCTCATGGGCGCGCCACGACATCTCTCACAGCACCCCGGCGGCTTTGTCTTGACCCACGATCGGCTCGACGATCTCGTGCCGATCGAACCGGCGAGCATGAAGGACCGGCAGGTCATCGAGTGGGACAAGGACGATATCGACGCGTTGCGATTTATGAAGGTCGACGTCCTCGCCTTGGGTATGCTCACCTGCATGAAGAAGGGTCTCGATCTGCTCGCGCAGCACAAGGGCGTCGAGCTCGACCTTGCGACGATTCCTGCCGAGGATCCTCGTACCTACGCCATGATCAGGAAGGCCGATACGCTCGGGACGTTTCAGATCGAAAGCCGCGCGCAGATGTCGATGCTCCCCCGTCTCAAGCCCAGGACCTATTACGACCTCGTCGTCCAGGTGGCGATCGTTCGGCCTGGCCCGATCCAGGGCGACATGGTCCATCCCTATCTTCGCCGCCGAGAAGGACGCGAGCCCGTCCATTACCCCAAGCCCGAGCTCGAGCAGGTGCTCGGAAAAACCTTGGGCGTGCCCCTGTTTCAAGAGCAAGCGATGCGGGTGGCGATCACCTGCGCGGGCTTCACGCCCGGCGAAGCCGATATGCTGCGCAAATCGATGGCCACGTTCAAGTTCACGGGCGGGGTCTCATCGTTCAAGACCAAATTGATCGACGGCATGGTCGCCAACGGATACGAGCGCGATTTCGCCGCGCAGACGTTTCGGCAATTGGAGGGGTTTGGCTCATATGGATTCCCGGAAAGCCATGCCGCGTCGTTCGCCCTGATCGCCTACGCCAGCGCTTGGCTTAAATGCTGGCATCCGGATGTTTTCTGCGCTGCTTTGCTCAACAGCCAGCCCATGGGTTTTTATGCGCCGGCGCAAATCGTAAGAGACGCGATCGAGCACAGCATTGAGGTGCGCCCGGTCTGCGTCACGGCCTCGCGCTGGGATTGCACGCTGGAGCCAACCCGCGACGAAAGCCGCTTTGCGGTCAGGCTCGGCCTGCGGATGGTTCGCGGTCTCGCCAATGGCCACGCCGCCCGAATCCTTGCGGCCCGCGCCGATCAACCCTTCGCCTCGGTCGACGACCTCTGGCGCCGCTCCGACGTGCCGCAAGCCGCACTCGTTCTCCTGGCCGAGGCGGATGCGTTTCGGCCGGCCCTCGGTCTCGCCCGGCGCGAGGCGCTGTGGGCGATCAAGGCTCTCAGGGACGAACCTTTGCCGTTATTCGTGGCCGCCGCGGCGCGCGATCACGGACCGAGCGCCGAGCTCAACGAACCCGCGGTGGCGCTGCGATCGATGAAAACGGGCGGCGAAGTCGTCGAAGACTACCGGCATGTCGGCTTGTCATTGCGCAGTCACCCGGTCTCGTTTCTTCGCAGCGACCTACATCGTCGGCGCATCGTCTCCTGCGCGGAGGCGATGGAATCGCGCGACGGCCGCCGGCTCGAAGCAGCCGGCATCGTCCTGGTCCGCCAGCGGCCTGGGTCAGCGAAGGGCGTTATGTTCATCACATTGGAGGACGAGACAGGCATTGCCAACCTCGTCGTCTGGCCGAAGGTCTTCGAAACCAATCGCCGCGCCATCATGGCGGCGAGCATGATCGCCGTGCACGGCCGCATCCAGCGCGAGGGCGAGGTGGTTCATCTGGTCGCGCAGCGGATCGTCGACCTGTCGGGAGAGCTGGCCAGCGTCGGCGAGCGCGAGGCCAGCTTTCCGCTGCTTTACGGTCGCGGCGATCAGGTCCGCAAAGGCGGTTCGGCCCCCGATCCACGCGAGCAGCCGCCGAGGGCGGTGCGAACGCGCGACATCTATGTGCCAGACCTCCATATCGACACCATCAAGGTGAAAACGCGGAATTTCCACTAG
- a CDS encoding DUF3606 domain-containing protein: protein MADDKSKRGNADRRRVAGGEGYEVSYFAKKHGITKDQAEGLIKRIGNDRNKLNAAAEKLKK from the coding sequence ATGGCCGACGACAAATCGAAACGAGGCAATGCCGACCGTCGGCGCGTCGCCGGCGGCGAAGGCTACGAAGTCAGTTATTTCGCTAAAAAGCACGGCATCACGAAGGACCAAGCCGAGGGCCTGATCAAGCGGATCGGCAATGATCGCAACAAACTCAACGCAGCCGCCGAAAAGCTGAAAAAATAA
- the ligD gene encoding DNA ligase D: MAPAFRPVQLATLVDAVPAGDRWIHEMKYDGYRTLVAVGGGEARAYTRSGLDWSGRFPSILSDARQLKVQSALIDGEAVVLDPEGRSNFQKLQGALKGAPASIDYFAFDLLELNGDDLTSLPLFERKAKLKSILPAKGTHIRYSDHIQGNGEKLLKSFCAAGLEGVVSKLANSRYVGARAGSWVKTKCIKRQEFVIAGWTPSDKSRAFRSLILAVHDGGTLRYAGKVGTGFDAAELARLMKIMAPLEQKAATVEAPRAEVRGAHWLRPRLVAEIAYTEMTNERTLRHPSYLGLREDKKPEAVVLETEHHAAELPAPATSTVVITSRDRVIYPEANITKGQLADYYAAVAEIMLPWIGSRPISLVRCPQGRAKQCFFQKHDAGSFGETVHHIAIVEKDGHEEPYLYIDDADGLMTCVQMGTIEFHGWGARIEDVAKADRLIFDLDPDEGLDFEAVREAAFQFRDILKSMGLETFPMVTGGKGVHVIAPLTPKAEWPQVKDFAYRLAQAVAQNDPKHFTAALAKARRKGRIFVDYLRNQRGATAVMPYSARTRAGASVAAPISWGEMKTIDSPAHFHIGDAPELVRRTSSKTLAGWGRAEQVLPDI; this comes from the coding sequence GTGGCGCCGGCATTCCGTCCCGTTCAGCTCGCTACGCTGGTCGACGCGGTTCCGGCCGGCGACCGCTGGATTCACGAGATGAAATATGACGGCTATCGCACGCTCGTCGCCGTCGGTGGGGGCGAGGCGCGTGCCTATACCCGTTCGGGCCTCGACTGGTCCGGCCGCTTTCCCTCGATTCTCTCCGATGCGCGTCAGCTCAAGGTCCAATCCGCCCTGATCGACGGCGAGGCGGTCGTGCTCGATCCCGAGGGGCGCTCGAACTTCCAGAAGCTGCAGGGCGCGCTGAAGGGCGCTCCGGCGAGCATCGACTATTTCGCGTTCGATCTGCTCGAACTCAATGGGGATGATCTCACCAGCCTTCCCCTTTTCGAGCGAAAAGCCAAGCTCAAGAGCATTCTTCCCGCGAAGGGCACCCACATTCGCTACTCGGATCATATCCAGGGAAACGGCGAGAAGCTGCTCAAGAGCTTTTGTGCGGCCGGGCTCGAGGGTGTCGTCTCTAAGCTCGCCAACTCGCGATATGTCGGCGCACGCGCCGGCAGCTGGGTGAAAACCAAATGCATCAAGCGGCAGGAATTCGTAATCGCCGGCTGGACGCCGTCCGACAAGAGCCGCGCCTTCCGGTCGCTCATTCTCGCCGTCCATGACGGCGGCACGCTGCGCTACGCCGGAAAGGTCGGCACCGGCTTCGATGCGGCCGAACTCGCGCGCCTGATGAAGATCATGGCGCCACTCGAACAGAAGGCAGCGACGGTCGAGGCACCACGCGCCGAGGTCCGCGGCGCGCATTGGCTGCGGCCGAGGCTCGTGGCCGAGATCGCCTATACCGAGATGACCAACGAGCGAACGCTTCGTCACCCCAGCTATCTCGGGCTGCGCGAGGACAAGAAGCCCGAGGCCGTCGTGCTCGAGACTGAGCATCACGCCGCTGAACTGCCGGCGCCGGCGACAAGCACGGTCGTCATCACAAGCCGCGACCGCGTCATTTATCCGGAAGCCAATATCACCAAAGGCCAGCTCGCCGACTACTATGCGGCGGTCGCCGAGATTATGCTGCCCTGGATCGGCAGCCGGCCGATCAGCCTTGTCCGCTGCCCACAGGGCCGCGCAAAGCAATGTTTCTTCCAGAAGCACGATGCCGGAAGCTTCGGCGAGACGGTTCACCACATCGCGATTGTCGAGAAGGATGGCCACGAAGAGCCCTATCTCTATATCGACGATGCCGATGGGCTCATGACCTGCGTGCAGATGGGAACGATCGAATTCCATGGCTGGGGCGCGCGTATCGAAGATGTCGCGAAGGCGGATCGGCTGATCTTCGATCTCGACCCCGATGAAGGGCTCGATTTCGAGGCGGTTCGCGAGGCTGCCTTCCAATTCCGCGACATCTTGAAATCGATGGGCCTCGAGACTTTTCCGATGGTGACCGGCGGCAAGGGCGTGCATGTCATCGCGCCGCTCACGCCGAAAGCCGAATGGCCGCAGGTCAAGGACTTCGCCTATCGCCTCGCGCAGGCGGTCGCGCAGAACGATCCGAAGCATTTCACTGCGGCGCTGGCAAAGGCCCGGCGCAAGGGGCGCATCTTCGTCGACTATCTGCGCAACCAGCGCGGCGCGACAGCGGTCATGCCCTACAGCGCCCGCACGCGCGCCGGCGCCTCGGTTGCCGCGCCGATAAGCTGGGGCGAGATGAAGACCATCGACTCGCCGGCGCATTTTCACATCGGCGATGCACCGGAGCTGGTGCGCCGCACGAGCTCCAAAACCCTGGCAGGCTGGGGCCGTGCCGAACAAGTTTTGCCCGATATCTAA
- the xth gene encoding exodeoxyribonuclease III encodes MKIATYNVNGINGRLPVLLRWLAESQPDIVCLQELKAPQEKFPDKPIRDLGYDAIWQGQKSWNGVAILSRVGQIHETRRGLPGDPDDSHSRYIEAAVNGILIGGLYLPNGNPKPGPKFDYKLRWFDRLIAHAGELLATGQPVMLAGDFNVMPTDLDVYKPERWLDDALFAPEARAAYFRLLEQGWTDALRTLHPDEAIYTFWDYFRNAFARNAGLRIDHLLLSPPLAERLVDAQVDVVVRGWEKSSDHAPVWIELADATTSARRAAPRRRVTPVRA; translated from the coding sequence ATGAAAATCGCGACCTACAACGTCAATGGCATCAATGGCCGCCTCCCCGTTCTCCTGCGATGGCTCGCAGAATCGCAACCCGATATCGTCTGCCTCCAAGAGCTGAAGGCGCCGCAGGAGAAATTTCCGGACAAACCGATCCGCGATCTCGGATACGACGCGATCTGGCAGGGGCAGAAGAGCTGGAATGGCGTCGCCATTCTCAGCCGCGTCGGACAGATCCACGAAACCCGCCGCGGTCTTCCCGGCGATCCGGACGACAGCCACAGCCGCTATATCGAGGCTGCCGTCAACGGCATCCTGATCGGCGGACTCTATTTGCCGAATGGCAATCCAAAGCCCGGTCCGAAATTCGACTACAAACTTCGCTGGTTCGACCGGTTGATCGCGCATGCCGGCGAACTTCTCGCCACCGGCCAGCCGGTGATGCTCGCAGGCGACTTCAACGTGATGCCGACCGATCTCGACGTCTACAAGCCCGAGCGCTGGCTCGACGACGCTCTCTTCGCTCCCGAAGCGCGCGCAGCCTATTTCCGGCTACTCGAACAAGGTTGGACCGACGCGCTCCGTACGCTCCATCCCGACGAGGCCATCTACACCTTCTGGGACTATTTTCGAAATGCGTTTGCACGGAATGCCGGGCTGCGCATCGATCATCTGCTGCTTAGCCCGCCGCTTGCCGAACGCCTCGTCGACGCTCAGGTCGACGTTGTAGTGCGCGGATGGGAAAAGAGCAGCGATCACGCCCCCGTCTGGATCGAGCTTGCGGATGCGACCACATCCGCGAGGCGCGCAGCGCCCCGTCGGCGCGTGACGCCCGTCCGCGCTTGA
- a CDS encoding SOS response-associated peptidase family protein, whose amino-acid sequence MCNDYRLMVDVASIVEDFADLKIKIRFSEGSPNIEAREDIKITDMGPIIRPVEGASDEADLVQRRWSWPGQNKRPVYNFRSDGREFTSNRCLIVADGFYEFTDPAEKGKKKKDKWLFTKRDEPIFCIAGIWRDAKDVGEAYTMLTMEPGPDIKPYHDRQIVILERSAWADWLNPAISAKSLIKPLPAGTLSVAQVG is encoded by the coding sequence ATGTGCAATGACTATCGGCTGATGGTGGATGTCGCCTCGATCGTCGAGGACTTCGCCGATCTCAAGATCAAAATCCGCTTCAGCGAAGGCTCGCCGAACATCGAGGCTCGCGAAGATATCAAGATCACCGACATGGGTCCGATCATCCGCCCGGTCGAAGGCGCGAGCGACGAAGCCGACCTGGTGCAGCGCCGGTGGAGCTGGCCCGGCCAGAACAAGAGACCGGTCTATAATTTTCGCTCGGATGGTCGCGAGTTCACCAGCAACCGCTGTCTCATCGTTGCGGATGGGTTCTACGAGTTCACTGATCCGGCGGAAAAGGGAAAGAAGAAGAAGGACAAATGGCTGTTCACGAAGCGCGACGAGCCGATCTTCTGCATCGCTGGAATCTGGCGTGACGCCAAGGATGTCGGCGAGGCCTACACGATGCTGACGATGGAGCCGGGGCCTGATATCAAGCCCTACCACGATCGGCAGATCGTCATTCTTGAGCGCTCCGCGTGGGCTGACTGGCTCAATCCCGCGATCTCGGCGAAGTCGCTGATCAAGCCGCTGCCTGCCGGGACGTTGTCTGTCGCACAGGTTGGTTGA
- a CDS encoding SOS response-associated peptidase family protein: MTVKAFNSDAPLDERRVIVRRSGDEVEMVELPWGLKPGETGARPCTVVHGEGRTFPNHRCLVPATEFRHRSNGKDYSFRLANGDWFYFAGIWRPATRDWPEAYAIITIESNGDIAPYQDRQMAVLRRNERMGWLDAMRPETDILCPLPAGSFRVSRFHHARDQSMLAL; this comes from the coding sequence ATGACCGTGAAGGCCTTCAATTCTGATGCACCACTCGACGAACGCCGCGTCATCGTTCGACGCTCCGGCGACGAGGTCGAGATGGTCGAACTGCCGTGGGGCCTGAAGCCGGGCGAGACCGGCGCACGCCCCTGCACCGTCGTACACGGCGAGGGACGAACCTTTCCCAATCATCGCTGCCTCGTCCCGGCAACCGAGTTTCGCCATCGTAGCAACGGTAAGGACTACAGCTTCAGGCTTGCGAATGGCGACTGGTTTTATTTTGCCGGAATTTGGCGGCCGGCGACGCGCGACTGGCCCGAGGCCTATGCGATCATCACCATCGAATCGAACGGCGATATCGCGCCCTATCAAGACCGCCAGATGGCGGTGCTACGTCGAAATGAGCGCATGGGCTGGCTCGATGCTATGCGACCCGAGACGGACATCTTGTGTCCCCTGCCGGCCGGAAGCTTTCGTGTCTCTCGTTTTCACCACGCCCGCGACCAATCCATGCTCGCGCTTTGA
- the dinB gene encoding DNA polymerase IV, whose translation MATESDIIPRKIIHVDMDAFYASVEQRDDPHLRGRPVAVGGSEARGVVAAASYEARAFGVRSAMASITAKRRCPDLVFVPPRFDVYRAVSAQIREIFAEHTDLIEPLSLDEAYLDVSENKHGIEIASEIATIIRARIKEVTGLNASAGISYCKFLAKMASDLNKPNGQAVITPSKGPSFVEVLAVKKFHGVGPATAEKMDRLGIHTGADLKAKPLAFLQQHFGKAGGWYYRIARGIDNRPVEPDRPRKSIGAEDTFHTDLFDSASVYSEISALVAKVWRLCEAKQLRARTVTLKVKYADFQRITRSRTVSQPFQSAAQVDELSRALLDPLFPVEKGIRLVGVTVSSLEDAAEISEGQLALL comes from the coding sequence GTGGCAACGGAGTCGGACATCATCCCGCGCAAGATCATCCATGTGGACATGGATGCCTTTTATGCGTCGGTCGAACAGCGTGACGATCCACACTTGCGCGGACGACCCGTTGCCGTCGGCGGGTCGGAGGCGCGTGGCGTCGTCGCGGCAGCGAGCTACGAAGCGCGTGCTTTCGGTGTTCGCTCGGCGATGGCGTCGATCACGGCCAAGCGCCGTTGTCCCGACCTCGTCTTCGTGCCACCAAGATTCGATGTGTACCGCGCGGTGTCGGCACAGATCCGCGAGATCTTCGCCGAACATACCGATCTGATCGAGCCGCTCTCACTCGACGAAGCCTATCTGGACGTGTCGGAGAACAAGCACGGCATTGAGATCGCGAGCGAGATCGCGACCATCATCCGCGCGCGCATCAAGGAGGTCACGGGCCTCAATGCCTCCGCCGGCATTTCATATTGCAAATTCCTTGCGAAGATGGCGAGCGACCTCAACAAGCCGAACGGCCAGGCCGTCATCACACCCAGCAAAGGCCCATCTTTCGTCGAGGTGCTCGCGGTGAAGAAATTCCACGGCGTCGGGCCTGCGACGGCGGAGAAGATGGACCGGCTTGGCATTCACACCGGCGCTGATCTCAAGGCGAAACCGCTGGCCTTCCTGCAGCAACACTTCGGAAAAGCGGGAGGCTGGTACTATCGAATTGCCCGTGGAATCGACAATCGGCCCGTCGAGCCCGATCGGCCGCGCAAATCGATCGGCGCGGAAGACACTTTTCACACCGACCTGTTCGACAGCGCGAGCGTGTATTCTGAAATCAGCGCTCTTGTCGCGAAGGTTTGGCGTCTCTGCGAAGCGAAGCAACTGCGGGCGCGCACGGTGACGCTGAAGGTGAAGTACGCCGACTTCCAGCGGATAACGCGAAGCCGCACCGTCTCGCAGCCGTTTCAAAGCGCGGCGCAAGTCGACGAGCTATCGCGGGCGCTGCTCGATCCCTTGTTCCCGGTCGAGAAGGGAATCCGGCTCGTCGGCGTCACGGTCTCCTCGCTCGAAGACGCGGCCGAAATCTCTGAAGGGCAACTCGCGCTGCTCTAA